From Mucilaginibacter rubeus, a single genomic window includes:
- a CDS encoding outer membrane protein assembly factor BamD, which yields MFKKQLTLLASVLAIVIITLGSCKSKYEKLKASNDYAKKYQEAIKYYNKKDYNKALGLFEVLVERYRGREGAEDLFYYYAFTYYKQKDYTSARYHFKTFADTYPSSPRAEECRFFSAYCYYLDSPIYSLDQDNTLKAIDALQLFINLYPKSDRVAEASKLIQNLRDKLETKAYANAKLYLTISDYQSAVIAFNNALRDYPDTKYGEEMEYLIVKAQYQYAYHSFETKQEERFNQAIAYADQFSEKYPNSKYLHETQVYVKDSQQGIKQAQRLIAEATTNSKLAKKLAKKDTVTTTAPSEKNQPQKIPY from the coding sequence ATGTTTAAAAAGCAACTAACGTTATTAGCCAGTGTTTTAGCTATCGTAATTATTACGCTTGGCAGTTGTAAAAGCAAATACGAAAAGTTAAAAGCCAGTAACGACTACGCCAAAAAATACCAGGAGGCTATTAAGTACTATAATAAAAAGGACTATAACAAAGCTTTAGGACTATTTGAGGTACTGGTTGAACGTTACCGCGGCCGTGAAGGTGCCGAGGATCTTTTTTACTATTACGCGTTTACGTACTACAAACAAAAAGACTATACATCGGCCAGGTATCACTTTAAAACATTCGCGGATACCTATCCTTCAAGCCCAAGGGCTGAGGAGTGCCGCTTCTTTTCGGCTTATTGCTACTATCTTGATTCGCCGATTTATTCACTTGACCAGGATAATACGTTAAAAGCAATTGACGCTTTACAGTTGTTCATTAACCTTTATCCAAAAAGCGATCGTGTGGCTGAGGCCAGCAAGCTGATCCAGAATCTGCGCGACAAATTGGAAACTAAAGCTTATGCCAACGCCAAACTTTATTTAACTATCAGCGATTATCAATCGGCAGTGATTGCGTTCAACAACGCGCTGCGCGATTACCCTGATACCAAATACGGCGAGGAAATGGAATACCTTATTGTTAAAGCACAATATCAATATGCTTACCATAGCTTTGAAACCAAGCAGGAAGAGCGTTTTAACCAAGCAATAGCCTACGCCGACCAGTTTTCTGAAAAATATCCGAACAGCAAATACTTGCACGAAACACAGGTTTATGTAAAAGATAGCCAGCAAGGCATTAAACAAGCCCAACGTCTTATTGCCGAAGCTACTACCAACTCAAAGCTTGCTAAAAAGCTTGCTAAAAAAGATACTGTAACAACAACAGCGCCGTCTGAGAAAAATCAGCCGCAAAAAATACCATATTAA
- a CDS encoding DNA-directed RNA polymerase subunit omega: MTANNSNKPAAASSTVTRDLRELDTKTENIYESLVIMSKRANQISNNIKEELHQKLSEFASSNDNLEEVFENREQIEISKHYEKLPKPSLVAVQEFLDGKVYYRNPTKEV, encoded by the coding sequence ATGACAGCTAACAACAGTAATAAACCAGCAGCAGCCAGCAGCACTGTAACCCGCGATTTACGCGAGCTGGATACCAAAACCGAGAACATCTATGAGTCGCTTGTGATTATGTCAAAAAGGGCCAACCAGATCTCGAATAACATAAAAGAAGAGCTTCACCAGAAACTTTCTGAATTTGCGTCATCAAATGATAACCTTGAAGAAGTGTTTGAAAACCGTGAGCAAATTGAAATTTCAAAACATTACGAAAAACTTCCTAAACCATCATTGGTTGCAGTTCAGGAGTTCTTAGATGGTAAAGTTTACTATCGTAACCCAACTAAAGAAGTTTAG
- the coaBC gene encoding bifunctional phosphopantothenoylcysteine decarboxylase/phosphopantothenate--cysteine ligase CoaBC — MLKDKNIVLGVCGSIAAYKAALLVRLLVKAGANVKVVMTTDATHFITPLTLSTLSKNPILVEYFKADTGEWNNHVELGLWADLLIIAPATANTLAKMANGLCDNLLSAVYLSAKCPVYFAPAMDLDMWLHPVTRQNISRLQSFGNIMISPGTGELASGLYGEGRMAEPEEIVAFLEAESKKKLLLVGHKVLVTAGPTYEAIDPVRFIGNHSSGKMGFAIADVLAAMGADVTLVTGPTAQTSKQQNIKRVDVTSAAQMLEACLAVYSDAKACIMSAAVADYTPANVATQKIKKQDGDLTIELKKTTDILKTLGEAKREGQILVGFALETNDEEMNAITKLQKKNLDFIVLNSLNDAGAGFAGDTNKITIIDRELKQTSFDLKSKEAVARDICDKVAQLING; from the coding sequence ATGCTTAAAGATAAAAACATTGTTTTAGGAGTTTGTGGTAGTATTGCCGCTTACAAAGCTGCATTACTGGTAAGGTTATTGGTTAAAGCTGGCGCCAACGTTAAAGTAGTGATGACTACCGATGCCACGCATTTTATCACTCCGCTTACACTTTCAACCCTTTCAAAAAATCCAATACTGGTTGAGTATTTTAAAGCCGATACCGGCGAATGGAACAACCATGTTGAACTTGGTCTTTGGGCAGATCTGCTGATCATTGCTCCCGCTACAGCCAATACCCTTGCTAAAATGGCCAATGGGCTTTGCGATAACCTGCTTAGTGCTGTATACCTGTCTGCCAAATGTCCGGTTTATTTTGCCCCGGCTATGGACCTGGATATGTGGCTGCACCCGGTTACCCGCCAAAACATAAGCAGGTTACAGTCTTTTGGTAATATCATGATCTCGCCGGGAACCGGCGAGCTGGCCAGTGGACTTTATGGCGAAGGCCGGATGGCCGAACCTGAAGAGATTGTTGCTTTTTTGGAAGCCGAATCAAAAAAAAAACTTCTTTTAGTCGGTCATAAAGTACTAGTAACTGCCGGACCAACTTATGAAGCCATAGACCCGGTTAGATTTATCGGCAATCATTCATCAGGCAAAATGGGATTCGCTATCGCTGATGTATTGGCTGCTATGGGTGCCGACGTAACTTTAGTAACCGGTCCCACGGCTCAAACAAGCAAACAACAAAACATAAAACGGGTAGATGTTACTTCGGCGGCGCAAATGCTTGAGGCTTGCCTCGCTGTTTATAGCGATGCGAAAGCATGTATCATGAGTGCTGCCGTGGCCGATTATACCCCGGCTAATGTGGCTACTCAAAAAATCAAGAAGCAAGATGGAGACCTTACCATCGAACTGAAGAAAACTACCGATATACTAAAAACCCTGGGCGAGGCTAAACGCGAAGGGCAAATACTGGTTGGCTTCGCGTTGGAAACCAACGACGAGGAAATGAACGCAATAACCAAACTGCAAAAGAAAAATCTTGATTTTATTGTTTTAAATTCGCTCAATGACGCGGGTGCCGGTTTTGCGGGTGATACCAATAAAATTACCATTATTGACCGAGAGCTTAAACAAACTTCTTTCGATTTAAAAAGCAAGGAGGCTGTTGCCCGCGATATTTGCGATAAAGTTGCCCAACTGATAAACGGATGA
- a CDS encoding DUF4835 family protein codes for MKKLLLYTVLMVCCYRAIGQDLNARVQVLSPKIQVANKRVFQTLETAMKDFLNGRKWSADPILPQERIDCNFVLNVTNWDGSSNFTGELQVQSSRPVYGSSYTSTLLNLNDKDISFSYTEGQTIDYTDQNFQGNLSSIMAFYANIIIGVDYDTFSKFGGTPYFLAAQTIVTNAQTSSYSGWKAFDGNVNRYWLSENLNNKIYNPLRSFLYDYHRNGLDIMSDNVNKGRKAIDGLLPLLQQVDRQRVGAMLPLIFYTAKSDELVSIYSKADNQERLTAMNLFLQLDPANGNKYQTLQK; via the coding sequence ATGAAAAAACTGCTGCTTTACACGGTGTTGATGGTTTGTTGTTACCGGGCTATAGGCCAGGACCTGAATGCCCGTGTACAGGTATTATCGCCCAAGATCCAGGTTGCCAATAAACGTGTTTTCCAAACCCTGGAAACCGCCATGAAGGATTTCCTGAATGGCCGCAAGTGGAGCGCCGACCCGATCTTGCCGCAGGAAAGAATAGATTGCAATTTTGTTCTGAATGTTACCAACTGGGATGGCAGCAGCAATTTTACCGGCGAACTGCAGGTGCAGTCGTCAAGGCCTGTGTATGGTTCATCCTATACCTCTACCCTGTTAAACCTCAATGATAAAGACATCAGCTTTAGTTATACCGAAGGTCAAACTATCGATTACACCGATCAAAACTTTCAGGGTAATTTGAGTTCCATCATGGCTTTTTATGCCAACATTATTATTGGAGTTGATTACGATACGTTTTCGAAATTTGGCGGCACACCTTATTTTTTGGCAGCTCAAACCATTGTAACCAATGCGCAAACATCGTCATACAGCGGTTGGAAAGCGTTTGACGGAAACGTGAACCGTTACTGGTTATCCGAAAACCTGAACAATAAAATATATAACCCGCTACGCAGCTTCCTATATGATTATCACCGAAACGGCCTCGATATCATGTCTGACAATGTAAACAAAGGTCGAAAAGCTATTGACGGCCTGTTACCGCTGCTACAACAGGTAGACCGCCAGCGCGTGGGCGCTATGCTGCCGCTTATATTTTATACTGCGAAAAGCGATGAGCTGGTTTCTATTTACAGCAAAGCAGATAACCAGGAGCGCCTAACCGCCATGAACTTGTTTTTACAGCTTGACCCGGCTAACGGGAATAAGTACCAAACTTTGCAAAAGTAG
- a CDS encoding ArnT family glycosyltransferase — translation MDSSAASIFSSQKRPYFIVLLLAIVLNIAGIGIKFFTDDGALYSALARSMAQSNNFTDLMYHGSDWLDKPHFPFWVIAVSFKIFGVNTIAYKLPALLFFFMAVVYTYKLAKKFYGDETAIIAILILLTAQHSVMSNTDVRAEPYIMGLLMGAVYHFYKVKEKFSIADILLASIFTGCAVMTKGIYLLIPIGASVIGDYLFKGNIKGVFHWKWLLSFILVVIFTLPEIYSVYTQFDLHPEKVVFGRTGISGIHWFLWDSQFGRFNNNGYITNSHGDKLFFVHTLLWAFAPWAVLLFYALYATIRKMVKRIAQPEYLCISGGVLMLLIFSASKFQLPFYTNILFPFFAIITAVLIRSLKVGAELKFFKISQYLITALLLIAVIALNFVFAPECWLVFVLLIAGFAGLAIYIYRRPTTVYQPVFLFTCAVSILVNAYLVTVAYPTIVAYRGDLSAAEYLNQNYPQQKVSAAVLSNTFDFYYKGDATYTNVDAILKTDSLKNRIIVADEKAVAELKGKGIDYSVVKSFQDFPHENLSLPFIIKKKRAATLDQFYLIRIKE, via the coding sequence GTGGATAGTTCAGCAGCTTCAATTTTTTCATCGCAAAAACGGCCTTATTTTATAGTGCTGCTATTAGCCATCGTGCTTAATATTGCAGGTATCGGCATCAAATTCTTTACTGATGACGGGGCCCTGTACTCGGCCCTGGCCAGGAGCATGGCGCAAAGCAATAATTTCACCGATTTGATGTATCATGGAAGCGACTGGCTCGATAAACCCCATTTTCCTTTCTGGGTTATCGCTGTCAGCTTCAAAATCTTCGGCGTAAATACCATTGCTTATAAGCTGCCTGCATTGTTGTTCTTTTTTATGGCGGTGGTTTACACCTATAAGCTGGCCAAAAAGTTTTATGGCGATGAAACAGCTATTATCGCTATCCTGATATTACTAACTGCCCAGCATAGCGTAATGTCGAACACCGATGTACGTGCCGAGCCTTATATTATGGGCTTGCTCATGGGCGCTGTTTATCATTTTTATAAAGTAAAAGAGAAATTCAGCATAGCGGATATACTACTGGCATCCATATTTACAGGATGCGCGGTGATGACTAAAGGCATTTACCTGCTTATCCCGATAGGAGCATCTGTTATTGGCGATTATCTGTTTAAAGGAAATATCAAGGGCGTTTTCCATTGGAAATGGCTGCTCTCGTTTATCCTGGTTGTGATATTTACCCTGCCCGAAATCTATTCGGTATATACCCAGTTTGATCTACACCCGGAGAAAGTTGTTTTTGGTCGCACAGGAATTTCCGGCATCCATTGGTTTTTGTGGGATAGCCAGTTTGGGCGTTTTAACAATAATGGCTATATCACCAATAGCCATGGCGATAAACTATTTTTTGTGCACACCCTGCTTTGGGCTTTTGCGCCATGGGCTGTTCTCCTGTTTTATGCGCTTTATGCAACCATCAGGAAAATGGTTAAACGAATAGCTCAACCCGAATACTTGTGCATTTCAGGCGGGGTATTGATGTTGCTGATCTTCTCTGCCTCTAAATTTCAATTGCCGTTTTATACCAACATCCTGTTCCCGTTTTTTGCAATTATTACCGCGGTTTTAATCAGGTCGTTAAAAGTTGGTGCCGAGTTAAAGTTTTTTAAAATTTCGCAATACCTCATTACGGCGCTTTTGCTGATAGCTGTTATCGCGCTTAACTTCGTTTTCGCGCCCGAATGCTGGCTGGTGTTTGTTTTGTTAATAGCAGGATTTGCAGGATTAGCTATCTACATTTACAGAAGGCCAACAACAGTTTATCAACCTGTATTTTTATTTACCTGCGCTGTGTCAATACTGGTAAATGCTTACCTGGTTACTGTTGCTTATCCAACAATAGTCGCTTACCGCGGGGATCTTTCTGCCGCCGAGTATCTCAATCAAAACTATCCGCAGCAAAAAGTAAGCGCGGCGGTTTTATCAAATACTTTCGATTTTTACTACAAGGGGGATGCCACATACACTAACGTCGACGCCATCTTGAAAACCGACAGCCTGAAGAACCGGATCATAGTAGCCGATGAAAAAGCGGTAGCAGAATTGAAGGGCAAAGGAATTGACTATAGTGTTGTTAAATCTTTTCAGGATTTTCCTCATGAAAACCTGAGCCTGCCTTTTATCATCAAAAAGAAGAGGGCCGCTACTTTAGATCAGTTTTATCTTATAAGAATAAAAGAATAG
- a CDS encoding glycosyltransferase — protein sequence MNILIVNNTQIPATKYGGTERIIWWLGRELNRLGHNVTYLVGAGSSCPFAKVLIYDPAVDINQQVPDDIDVVHFQFQVNGFTKKPYIITVHNNPGSAQLDVNSVFVSANHAERHGSTVFIHNAIDTADYQKPELDHKRTHTHFLAKAAWRVKNVKGAIDVATMSGNKLIVLGGSRLNLKMGLRFTPNLNVRFKGMVGDEAKSVVMNSSKALLFPVLWHEPFGIAIVESLYFGCPVFGTPYGSLPELVPTEVGLLSASKAELAAGLKNVESFNKQYCHQYAADNFNIGKMATAYLALYEQVLNGLPLNKVRPALISQSQPKYLPWNN from the coding sequence ATGAATATCCTCATCGTAAACAACACTCAAATTCCGGCAACTAAATATGGTGGTACCGAGCGTATTATCTGGTGGCTTGGCCGGGAATTGAACCGGTTGGGGCATAATGTTACGTATTTGGTAGGGGCTGGATCATCATGCCCATTCGCCAAAGTGTTGATCTATGATCCTGCTGTTGACATAAACCAGCAGGTGCCCGATGATATTGATGTGGTACACTTTCAGTTCCAGGTGAATGGTTTTACAAAGAAGCCATACATCATTACGGTGCATAATAACCCGGGAAGCGCTCAGTTAGATGTTAACTCGGTGTTTGTATCAGCCAATCATGCGGAACGTCATGGCTCAACGGTGTTTATACATAACGCTATAGATACCGCCGATTATCAAAAGCCCGAGCTTGATCATAAACGGACACATACACACTTTTTAGCTAAAGCCGCCTGGCGGGTAAAAAACGTGAAAGGGGCTATTGATGTTGCCACCATGAGCGGAAACAAGCTAATAGTACTTGGTGGCTCCCGCCTCAACCTAAAAATGGGTTTGCGCTTTACACCTAATCTAAACGTTCGTTTCAAGGGGATGGTTGGTGATGAAGCAAAGTCGGTAGTGATGAATAGCTCAAAGGCATTGCTTTTTCCGGTACTGTGGCATGAGCCGTTTGGGATAGCTATTGTTGAAAGTCTTTATTTTGGCTGCCCGGTTTTTGGTACGCCTTACGGATCGTTACCCGAGTTGGTGCCTACAGAGGTTGGCCTGCTATCGGCAAGTAAAGCTGAATTAGCCGCCGGACTTAAAAATGTTGAAAGTTTTAACAAACAATATTGCCACCAATACGCGGCCGATAATTTCAATATCGGTAAAATGGCCACAGCATATTTAGCTTTATACGAACAGGTATTGAATGGACTACCGCTAAATAAAGTTCGGCCTGCGCTTATCAGCCAAAGCCAACCCAAATACCTGCCGTGGAATAATTAA
- a CDS encoding tetratricopeptide repeat protein has protein sequence MKLKLTFLLMTVVCFARPVSAQNYMADFKALVAKDDTAAAFKLLQGWQKTGTNDPDFYIASANYYAKKGLTEVLSLQKDQPAGQSFVLKDSTGKVAGYLGGRPAYNSTYLNKAFDNLDAGITKFPNRLDIRFGKVYLLGKTEDYKAFAEEIIKAVNYGQTISFKWLWSEGKSIENPEDFMLSNIQTYIIQLYNAGDQNMDYIRDVSLAILKYKPDNVVSLSDLSISYLTKKDYTNALEVLLKAEKLAPHDYIVLNNIAYCYELQGNKPNAVKYYQLVKQYGDEEAKVKADKKVAELSKH, from the coding sequence ATGAAACTTAAGTTAACTTTTTTACTGATGACTGTTGTCTGCTTTGCACGGCCAGTTTCCGCCCAAAACTATATGGCCGATTTTAAGGCCCTTGTAGCCAAAGATGATACCGCAGCTGCATTTAAACTATTGCAAGGCTGGCAAAAGACCGGCACAAACGATCCTGATTTTTACATAGCCAGCGCTAACTATTATGCAAAAAAAGGGTTAACCGAAGTTTTGAGCCTTCAAAAAGATCAGCCGGCAGGTCAAAGCTTTGTGCTTAAAGATAGTACCGGCAAGGTTGCCGGTTACCTTGGCGGCAGGCCAGCATATAATTCAACTTACCTGAATAAAGCATTCGACAATCTTGATGCAGGCATAACCAAATTTCCGAACAGGCTGGATATCCGTTTTGGCAAAGTTTACCTGCTTGGCAAAACCGAAGACTACAAAGCTTTTGCCGAAGAAATCATCAAAGCAGTTAACTATGGTCAAACTATTAGTTTTAAATGGCTTTGGAGCGAAGGTAAATCCATTGAAAATCCGGAGGATTTTATGCTCAGCAATATCCAGACTTACATTATTCAATTATATAACGCCGGCGACCAAAACATGGATTATATCCGCGATGTATCTCTCGCCATTTTGAAATACAAGCCGGATAACGTTGTAAGCCTGTCCGATCTTTCTATCAGCTATCTTACTAAAAAAGATTACACCAATGCGTTGGAAGTCCTGCTGAAAGCCGAGAAGCTGGCCCCTCATGACTATATAGTTTTAAATAACATTGCCTATTGCTACGAGTTGCAGGGCAACAAGCCAAACGCGGTTAAATACTACCAACTTGTAAAACAATATGGCGACGAGGAAGCGAAAGTGAAAGCAGATAAAAAGGTAGCCGAACTCAGTAAACATTAA
- a CDS encoding sterol desaturase family protein: MNVLANIGIVLLTIAFMELLSWAMHKYLFHGPLWFIHKTHHQQRHGWFELNDLFSIGFAAFALWLMWIGHLSLDYRFWIGTGISIYGIIYFIFHDWFIHNRFKAFKSDNRYLAGIRRAHKIHHKSTEKYPSEEFGLLVASRKWFRK, encoded by the coding sequence ATGAATGTATTGGCCAACATCGGAATTGTATTATTAACCATAGCGTTTATGGAACTGCTCTCCTGGGCTATGCATAAATATTTATTCCATGGGCCATTGTGGTTTATTCACAAAACGCATCATCAGCAAAGGCATGGCTGGTTTGAGTTGAACGACCTGTTTAGCATCGGCTTTGCCGCTTTTGCCTTATGGCTGATGTGGATAGGGCATTTGAGTTTGGATTACCGCTTTTGGATAGGTACCGGTATCAGCATTTATGGCATTATCTATTTTATTTTCCATGATTGGTTTATTCACAACCGGTTCAAGGCTTTTAAAAGCGATAACCGCTACCTGGCCGGTATCCGCAGGGCACATAAAATTCATCATAAATCAACCGAAAAATATCCTTCGGAAGAGTTTGGGTTGTTAGTGGCCAGCAGAAAATGGTTCAGGAAGTAA
- a CDS encoding TlpA family protein disulfide reductase, protein MKVITYSLFAFLILFGFICHAQTKTIKSVPDIEVYDISGKHTTLKQLGKNKVLFIDCWFVPCPPCFREMGMLHKLYAKYKDNKNFCFITLCQTDSGIVKRFIAQDKSIDNFVRMYKDFSKRQDFKLPVYFIPGCNEKIYTGKVIAKYTPDDKTKCPDRQFGFRGYPTVIIFNKQGKLIFKKTGYGDNEDENTLKMENLIAQNIAAK, encoded by the coding sequence ATGAAAGTTATAACCTATTCCTTATTCGCATTTTTAATTTTGTTTGGCTTCATATGCCATGCACAAACCAAAACCATTAAATCAGTACCTGATATTGAAGTTTACGATATCAGCGGAAAACATACTACGCTAAAGCAATTAGGAAAAAATAAAGTGTTGTTTATTGACTGTTGGTTTGTGCCCTGTCCGCCGTGTTTTCGTGAGATGGGTATGCTGCATAAACTTTACGCTAAGTACAAAGACAATAAGAACTTTTGTTTCATAACGCTATGTCAAACCGATAGCGGCATAGTTAAGCGGTTTATAGCACAGGATAAATCGATAGATAATTTTGTTAGAATGTATAAGGATTTTAGTAAACGGCAGGATTTTAAATTACCGGTATACTTTATTCCCGGTTGTAACGAAAAAATCTACACGGGCAAAGTTATAGCTAAATATACACCCGACGACAAAACTAAATGCCCCGACAGGCAGTTTGGTTTTAGGGGATATCCAACGGTTATTATCTTCAATAAGCAAGGAAAGCTGATTTTCAAGAAGACCGGCTATGGGGATAACGAAGATGAAAATACCCTAAAAATGGAAAACCTGATAGCACAGAACATAGCAGCTAAATAA
- the lpdA gene encoding dihydrolipoyl dehydrogenase, protein MQYDVIVIGSGPGGYVAAIRCAQLGLKTAIVEKYNTLGGTCLNVGCIPSKALLDSSEHYHNAAHAFKTHGINLENLTIDFGQMIKRKQQVVDANTSGISYLMKKNKIDTHFGVGSFKDKNTIVVKKSDGTTTEITAKNVIIATGSKPSALPFLPIDKKRVITSTEALSLSEVPKHLVLIGGGVIGLELGSVYARLGAKVSVIEFMDGIIPTMDKGLGRELQKVLTKLGMEFYLGHKVTGATVKGKEVTVSCDTPKGEKLELKGDYCLVAVGRIAYTDGLGLENIGITVEERGRKITVDEHLETKVKGVYAIGDVIKGAMLAHKAEDEGTLVAEIIAGQKPHIDYNLIPGVVYTWPEVAAVGQTEEQLKAAGVKYKTGSFPFKASGRARASGDLDGFVKVLADATTDEILGVHMIGPRAADMIAEAVVAMEYRASAEDISRMSHAHPTYTEAMREACLAATENRAIHI, encoded by the coding sequence ATGCAATATGATGTTATAGTTATAGGTTCGGGCCCCGGTGGTTATGTAGCCGCTATCCGTTGTGCCCAGCTTGGTTTAAAAACCGCAATTGTTGAAAAGTATAATACCCTTGGCGGTACCTGCCTCAATGTTGGCTGTATCCCGTCAAAGGCGCTGCTTGATTCATCTGAACATTACCATAATGCTGCCCATGCTTTTAAAACACATGGCATCAACCTTGAAAACCTGACTATCGATTTTGGGCAGATGATCAAACGTAAACAACAGGTTGTTGACGCTAATACCAGCGGTATCAGCTACCTGATGAAGAAAAATAAAATTGATACCCATTTTGGTGTGGGTTCATTTAAAGATAAAAACACCATTGTTGTTAAAAAGAGCGATGGTACTACTACCGAGATCACCGCTAAAAATGTGATCATTGCTACAGGTTCAAAACCATCGGCACTGCCATTTTTGCCTATCGATAAAAAACGTGTTATCACTTCAACCGAAGCTTTAAGCCTGAGCGAAGTGCCTAAACACCTGGTATTAATTGGTGGTGGCGTTATTGGTTTGGAGTTAGGTTCGGTTTATGCACGTTTAGGTGCCAAGGTATCTGTAATTGAATTTATGGACGGCATTATCCCAACTATGGATAAAGGCTTAGGTCGTGAGTTACAGAAAGTATTGACCAAACTGGGTATGGAATTTTACCTGGGCCACAAAGTTACCGGCGCCACGGTAAAAGGAAAAGAAGTAACTGTGAGCTGCGATACACCAAAAGGCGAAAAGCTGGAACTTAAAGGTGATTACTGCCTGGTAGCTGTTGGCCGTATTGCTTACACCGATGGTTTAGGTTTGGAAAATATCGGCATCACTGTTGAAGAGCGTGGCCGTAAAATTACGGTTGACGAGCACCTGGAAACCAAAGTTAAAGGTGTTTATGCTATTGGCGACGTGATAAAAGGTGCGATGCTTGCTCACAAGGCAGAAGACGAAGGTACGCTGGTTGCCGAGATCATTGCCGGCCAAAAACCACATATTGATTATAACCTGATCCCGGGTGTAGTTTATACCTGGCCGGAAGTTGCCGCAGTTGGTCAAACAGAAGAGCAATTAAAAGCAGCCGGTGTTAAATACAAAACAGGTTCGTTCCCATTCAAAGCAAGCGGTCGTGCCCGTGCAAGCGGTGACCTGGACGGCTTTGTAAAAGTATTAGCAGATGCGACAACCGACGAAATTTTAGGTGTACACATGATTGGTCCGCGTGCTGCCGATATGATAGCCGAGGCTGTTGTAGCTATGGAGTACCGTGCAAGTGCCGAAGATATTTCACGCATGAGCCATGCCCACCCAACTTACACCGAAGCTATGCGTGAAGCGTGTTTAGCTGCTACTGAAAACAGAGCGATACATATTTAA